From the genome of Leptospira langatensis:
TCACTCCTGCTCGTTTGCCGGAGCCAATCATCCAAAAGATCCAAGAACAATCGATCCTCGCTCATAAGACCATGGGTTGCGAAGCGTATTCCAGAACGGATTTCATTCTTGTAGACGGGGTCCCCTTTGTATTAGAAACGAACACTCTTCCTGGAATGACAGAGACAAGCCTAATCCCTCAGCAAGCAAAGGCAGCAGGGATCCCGATCGAAGAGTTATATCAATCCTTGATCGATCAGGCATTAGAGAGAGCAGGTAAAGTGCCAGTGGCTTGAGGTTGGCTGAGCGTGGCCCCCACCCATCTTCGGGTAGGGGGGAGTGGCCTGTGGGAGAAGCTCGTCCCGTATATCAGAAATCCTTAAATCTCACAATCACAAATTTTCTCGAACAAAATCATGTGGGAACTATCCGCTCAGTTCCTCGCATACCTCTTATCGAATTTGAAAGAGTGCGAGCTTGGCGAAGAAATTTGCTCGGAACCGCACCTGTTTCAGGTCCGTGAAGAAAGCTTTATCTTCGACCGTAAATCCTCGGATCTGGCAAAACTCCTCGAAGTCTAGAACGGAAAGAAAATGTAAGTTCGGAGTGTTGAACCAACGATAGGGAAGAAGGTCCGTAACAGGAGTCTTCCCCTGGAATAGGATCCTAAATCGGACTTCCCAATATCCGAAATTCGGAAATACAATGATGACCCTTTTTCCGATACGGAGACCTTCTTTGATGATATCTCCCGGATGTCTGGTCTCTTGGATGGTCTGGTTCAGGATCACATAGTCGAATCTCTTGTCCTCATGGTGACTGAGACCTTCATCTATATCTCCGTGATGGACATAGACCCCCTTACGAATACATTCCACGATCGCGTCTTCGTCTTTCTCGATCCCTTGGCCTCGGATCCCTTTTTGCTTGAGTAGATAGAGAAGGTCACCGTTCCCACAACCCAAGTCGAGAACTCGGGAGCCGGGAGAGATCGTATCCAGAATATAAGCGAAGTCCGGTCTTTCTCGAAGAGTTTTGCTGCTTAAAACTTTAGAAGCGATCATTCATCCACCGGCATTTTTAAGAATCCGTTGATCACATCTTCCTGCTTAGCGTTTGGAAGAAGAAAACTATCGTGTCCTTCCTTGGTATTTAGCTCCACATAAAAGACTCTTTTGTCTGCGGCTTCCAGGCTCTTTACGATTTCCCTGGACTGAGCGGGGGGATACAGCCAATCGGAACTATAAGAGATGATCAAAAATCTACACTGAGCGGGACTCAATGCTTTGGTAAGTTCTTGGCCCTTGCCTAAACTGAAATGATCCAGAGCCTTGGTAACATAGATATACGAGTTCGCGTCGAAACGATCTACGAAACTTTCCCCTTGGTAGATGAGATAGCTTCCCACAGCAAAGTCGGAATTCAATAGGTTTCCTCGAGGAGGGTTCCTGCCGAATTTCTCCCTCATCTTGTCGTCCGAAAGGTAAGTGATATGGCCCACCATTCTCGCAAGAGCTAGGCCCTTTCGAGGAGAGGCATTGTCTTCGTACAAGCCGTTATTCCAATTCGGATCGGAAAGGATCGCTTGTCTTCCCACTTCATTGAATGCGATCTGCATCGCGGAATGTTCGGGAGAAGATGCCAAAATAATACAGTTCGTTAGGAAGTCGGGGTAGGAGATACTCCATTGCAGAGCCTGCATTCCCCCCATGGAACCACCGGCCACGCAGAATAATTTTTGGATCCCGAAAGAATCTATGAGAAGCTTCTGAGCCTCCACCATATCCTTGATGGACACGAAAGGGAAGCTCGACCCGTAAGGTTTACCGGAAACCGGATTGATGCTTATCGGACCGGAAGATCCCTTGCATCCACCTATCACGTTAGACGAAATTATGAAGAATTGGTTCGTATCGAAAGATTTGCCAGGGCCGATATAATCGTCCCACCAGCCAGGACGTTTCTCGGAAGAAGAATGATATCCTGCGGCATGAGCGTCGCCGGAGAGAGCATGACAGACCAAGATGGCATTGTCTTTTGCAGGAGAAAGAGTTCCGTACGTTTCATACGCGATTAGAGTAGGGGAAAGGACAGAGCCGTTGTCCAAGCGCAGATCGCCTAAGGTTGCCGTTTTTGTTTCAACGATTCCTACTGAGCGCTCTAAATCCATTCGATTTCCACCAAAAGCCGAAGCCACTTTCCTCATTTTCGGATCCTTCAAACAAGTTTGAAGAGAAAACGGGAAAGTGGCCTGTTTTTAGACGATTTTTTTGATCGAGTCGAAAGTCACACCTTTTTCAAAGCTTCATCGAGATCCGTAAGGATATCGTCGATATGTTCCAGACCAACGGATAGACGAATGAACTCAGGAGTCACACCGCTACTCAATTGCTCTTCCGGACTCAACTGTTGGTGAGTGGTAGAAGCTGGGTGGATCGCTAAGGATTTAGCATCTCCCACGTTTGCAAGGAGAGAGAATAATTCCAACCCGTCGATCAGCTTTTTCGCTTCCGGGATCCCACCTTTAACACCGAAGCCTACGATCGCGCCGAAAAGTCCTCTGGTATGATACTTCTTCGCAAGAGCATAGTTCTTGTCGGTAGTGAGACCTGGATAGTTCACCCAAGTAACTTTAGGATGCTTAGAAAGGAATTCAGCTACCTTCTGCGCATTTTGGGAATGTTGGGTCACTCTCAATGGGAGAGTCTCGATTCCTTGGAGAATATTGAAGGCGTTGAAAGGAGAGATGGCAGGTCCCAAATCCCTAAGTCCTTGTACTCTCGCTTTGATGATGAATGCAATATTCACTCCGCCAAACGGTTCAAATTTACCGAATACATCCCAGAATTTCAGACCGTGATAGCTTGGATCGGGATCGGTGAAGTTCTTGAATTTGCCATTTCCCCAATTGAATTTACCGGAATCTACGATGATCCCTCCGATAGAAGTCCCGTGTCCTCCCAAGAACTTGGTAAGAGAATGAACCACAATGTCTGCGCCAAAATCGATCGGACGCACTAGATAAGGAGAAGGAAGGGTATTATCGATGACAAGAGGAATCCCAGCGTCGTGAGCGACTTTAGCAACCGCTTCGATGTCCAGAGTATCTAATTTAGGATTTCCTAAAGTTTCGGCAAAGATCGCTCTTGTCTTATCGTTGATCGCCTTTTTGAAATTTTCCGGATTGGATTGATCCACGAAATGGACCTTGATCCCGAGCTTCGGAAAAGTATAATGCAAAAGGTTGTAAGTCCCTCCATAGAGAGAAGAAGAAGCCACGATTTCCTGTCCAGCTTCCACAATATTCAAAAGAGCTAATGTTTCCGCGGATTGACCGGATGCGGTAGCAAGCGCCGCGACCCCGCCCTCCAGAGCTGCTACTCTTTGCTCTAGAACATCAGTGGTTGGGTTTCCGATCCTTGTATAGATATTCCCGAATTCTTGCAGGCCGAAGAGTCTCGCTGCATGATCGGTGTCCTTAAAAACGTAGGAAGTAGTTTGGTAAATAGGAACGGCTCTCGAAGTGGTGGTTGGATCGGGCGCCTGTCCTCCGTGCAGAACGATTGTTTCAGGTTTATAATTTCTAGCCATGCGTTGAAACTCCTTTTAGGTTATTTCAGAAAATTCCTCCGAAATGTCCAGCAAAATTCCATTAAATAGGATATAAAATTTATTATAACAGAATGGGTTCGAAAACGAAAATTTGGGACTATTCTGTCCCTCAAGTCATGGTTCGAAAATAAAATTAAGAAAATAATTTCCAAAATAAGAGAAAGATTACTCTTTTACTGGTTTTTGATCGAAGGGTCTGGTTAGAATTACTTCGCCGTTTAGATTCTAAGCTGCAAATACGATATTAAAGATAATATTCTCTGCGAATTGGAAAGGTGCGTCTCCGGAAATATCCGGTAGATCTATGAAATTGGAACTTTTGAAAAAGCTTAAGATATCATTTCTCTTCCCCGGGCTTCTGCTTTTCTCCGTATATTTTCTTCCTACACCGGGAGATGAATTGCAGGCACAACTCTGGATGCCACCCGGAAGGCAATTCATGCAACCTCCGGATCCGTTCACGTACGATTTGGGGATTAATAAGTTCAATAACGATTACTACTTGTACGTCGCCCCCACGATCAATTTGAACTTCGGAGGAGACTTCGGACTTTCTTTGACGGCTCCCTTGAACATTCTTGTGAGTGATCAGGCTCCCAAGGACCCAACTACCAAAATTGGAAGCATCCGTAAGATAGACTACGATCAGAAAAGCGACTATCTGAGGGTGATCAATAATATCTGGTATGGGACGTATGGACAGTACAAGCCGGGGCAAACGAGCTTCTCCTTTTATGCGGGGAAGATCTTCGATGGGTATATAGGCCACGGTACCATCGTAAACCGATATGTGAATAACCAACGAATCGATATCTATAACGTAGGTTTGATGTCAGATATCAATAGCGACTACGGTGGTGTTCAGGTATTTACGAATTCCATTTATACGCATGAGATTGGGGCAGGCCGTGTATACGCTAGACCTCTCGCAATGGTCTTCAAAGGATTCGATATATTAACAGGAAGATCCCAACTATTCTCTATGATGCAAGTAGGCCAGGGGAATGTTGCCGACGAAGCAGGACGCAAGAAAGTCTATGAAGAAGCTGGAGTAGACCCCGAGGACAGGGAAAAATACAGAGCGCTTGTAGAGGACCAGAAAACCCATCAACCTGTGGAGACCATGGTGCCCATAGAAAAGAAGCCTCAGACCACCCAGCAAAAGGTGAAGGAGTTCTTTAACCAAGACAATTTCTCGAATCGATTTGCGATCGGCTTTACTACCGCATTCGATACAAAGGCTCCCACCCAACTTGCATTCGATACCACAGGAAGGCTCAGATTAGATTCGAATAATAATCCTCTCGTAGACCAGACCCAAAAGCTGAGTATTCAAGGAATGGATGCCGAATACAAATTGATCAGTTCAAAATACGTAGAGCTTACTCCATACTACGACGTGAATACGATCAAGATACTGAATAATGCGAAAGGGACTCATACGGGTGTCCAGTTCAAGTTCGGTGGGAATGATATCTATATGAAGATCAAACCCGAATACAGGAATATGGATGCGAACTATATTCCTATGTACTTCGATAGCTTTTATGAGATCGAGAGATTTCAAACCAATACCCAAACCCAGATCCCGGAAACCAAGTTGCAAGCGGCTCAGTTAGTGGATCCGAACGGACCTCGGGTGAAAGGATATTTTACTTCTATGGTCTTGAGTTTCTATCGTATGTCCATAGAAGGGAACTTTGAAAACTATAATGGCCCGAATAACTCAAGAGTATTCTTGGGGATGTACATTCCTGTCGGTTCTCTTTTGATCTTCTCCGGATATTTTACTCATAAGAATTTCGATCAGAACAAGGATGCCTTCAAGGTAGACGCAAACTCTGTCGGAGCCGTCGAAGCGGCATTGAATCTGGGCTTTGTCAGCATTCGCTTGCAAGAGATCCGACGTTGGGTGTACGATAGCACCACGAATTCCTTCCAGGCTCAAGACGAGAAGAAGGTGCTCTTTTCCAATTCTCTTTCCTTCTAAAAGATCAGAAATTTGGAAAGCTAGCTTCCCATTGAGCTAAGAAGAATGCAAATGCCTGCTCCGATCTAAGGACAGCTTTTGAAAGTCGAACAGGTTGGATCTTCTTCTCATGAAAGAATGCGATTTCTCTCTTGGTCCAGCCTGGCTCCGGGCCGAGTAGAATAGAAACTGGGCCAGTGGATCCAACTTCAAATGATTCAGACTTACTCTCCGGAAATCCTTTCTTTGAGCTTATAGGATCCTTCCTGGAAAGATCGCCATATGCATTTTCTGATCTAGATAGATCTCTTCGGATGTCCTCTTTGTATTCTGAAAGGAGAAGTCCTTTCTTATCCAAATAGAAGGCCGGACCTTTTATCGTTTCGCATCTCTCCTTAAGACTCTTGTCTCGAACAGGCGCTTTGCCTTTTTCCGGCAGGCTAAAGCCCAATTCCAGCTGAGGAAGATAGATATTCCCGCCTTGCTCCATTCCTGAGTGCAAGGTTTCTTGTACGTGTTTTTCTCTCCAGATAGGGGAGGTCAGATATTCCTTTCTAGAAAGGTCCGCAAAGCGAAATTCGAGGGAATGGATTCCCCATACTCCTGCAAGATGCAGTATCTTCTCCACAGTGGGAGGGCGTTGCACAGAAGAGATGAATTGCAATCGGGGACTTCTTCTTTTGGGTTGTAGGATCGGAGTGTAGATCCCTTTGATCTTATCCGAAGAGATCTCTCTGATCCTGAAAAGTCCAAGGCTCTCGTTGATCAGGCCTGCCTTGATAGAGTCTCCCTTTTCTTTCTTTAATATATTCTGAATATGATGGATCTTTTCAGAGGAGAGAATTTTCCATTCACCGAAAGATGATCTCTCTTTCGGATCCAGGAGTAAAATATTCATTAGGTGTCGACTTGAGGACGGGTTTCGTTTTCCTCAGGCTCTTCTTGTGGTTGGATAGGAGATTTTTCTTGTAATGGATTCCACTGCTGTTGGTTCGGAGAATCGTTCCAATCAACGGAAGAATAGAAGCAGGCCCGAACAATACCGACGAATATCAATGCGAATAGAATATACTTAGCGAGCATGGGACCAAATCCGGAACTAGGAGTATAGCTTTCTCTTTGTCCGGGAGAATTCGGGCTTTCCCAGCCTAAGGAATCGTTCTTCTTAAATTTAGAACGAATGCGATCGAAGGAGTTTCGTAGAAAATAAAAAAATCCCCGAATAGAACGAGGATTCCCTTTGTTAGGATCTTGCCCGGGCGAATCGTATCTTCCGCCTCTAAAGCTGGCAGGATCTTCAGGATCGAATACAAAAGAATGATAACATCTAGGGCACCGAACGGTCAGCCTTCCCAAATCCAAGGGAATTCTGAGCTCGGTGCCACAAGAGGAACAAGGAACAATGTACCGCACTTAGTACTTCAAGGACTCCTTGAGAGTATTAACGTTCTCTTTGTAGTTCTCGTTTCCTAATTGATCGTTATAATCGAAGATCTTGGTAAAGAGTCTGTCGAAATTATCCAGATGTTTGATATAGAAGGTCTTCTTGAAAGAGTTACGGATAGGGTGGGTCTTAGTATTTTCTACATTAGACAATACATATTTACCGACACCTTTTTCACTAGGAGTTTCAGGGCGGTTCCACTCAGGATAGCCGTTCTTTTGGTAGAAAAGTTCGATCTTTTCGTTATGAGCCGGTTGATCATTTGGTGAACGATCAATGATCTCGGAAACGGATTTGTCTTCGATCTGGAAGTTATTTTTGTAAACTCGGCTGATGATCTTAGAGATCTTACGAGGAGGTTCCATTCTTGGATCCGGATCATTCGAGTTCGGTCCTTCGAAGTAGATCTCCATGTATTTGGAAAGTCCACCTTGGACAACTCTTCCTTGGCCTCTTTCCTCGTCCTTAATGAAATCGTAAACTTCTACACGAATACAGTTATTAGCCGTATCTTCCTGAGCATTGCTTGCTGCAGGAACGCACTCGTCATTATTCGCTTTTCCTTTGAATAGAACGGTGCGGAAGGGAAGGATACGTACTTTCATTTTCATGAGTACGGTATGACGTTTCAGCCTTTCATTGAGAGCGGTAACTCTTTGGTCTAGACCCTTTTCAGTGTCCAGAATGGCCGCTCCAACTTGGCCATCTTCTTTCTTTTGAGCTTGGTTGTCTTGAGCGTTGAGTATGCCAACAATCGAGAAGATCGCCAGGCAGAATGCTATTTTGCGTTTCATTGTACCCTATTCCTTGGTCTCTATGCAGAATTGGATTTCTTCGAAAACCGAGAAAACCCTGTCTCTAGTATCGGAAAAATAGACTCCCGATTAAATCCAAGACTTACATTTTCGAGAGGAAAACTGCTATTTTCCGGATTTTGAGCTCGTTTCCAAATACAGTTCATACGGGGGAGGAGCCGGTTTCAATCCTTTTTCGATTAGACTCGCAGCCCAGCGTCTTTCCACAAAATCGCAAAAATCCCGTAAATCCCTACCGGAAAAAGACTCCAAGCGTTGCGATATTGTTATGCGTTCTGGTTCGGTCAGTTGTTTTGCATAATTTCCTAATATAGCCGCTCTTTCCCTTTCATTAGGTAAAGGGAATAGAACGGAACGATCGAATCTGGACAGAAGTGCCTTATCCAGGTCCTGTTTTCGGTTCGTGGCTCCTAGGGTGATTGATTTTTGTCCCCCCTCGAAACCGTCGAGTTTCCGTAAAAGCACGGATAGAATATTCCTTGTGGCTTCAAATAAACCGTCATCCCGAGAACCTGCTAAGGAATCGATCTCGTCCAGAAATAAGAGGCAGGAGGGAAAGAGGGAGGCCACATCGAATACATAGGCCATATTCTGGGCGCTTTCCCCATAATATTTACTTAAAATAGATTCCACTGGCACGTAGATGAGAGGGATATCCGTCATACAGGAGATCACCTTGGCCATAGTGGTCTTTCCGACCCCAGGTTCTCCTTCCATAAGAATGGCCCTGGGTTTGGTCCTACCGGGGAATTTACGAGTGAGTTTGGCGACTTCTTCCAAGGTCCCAGGAGATTTTAGGGGAAGGATAATCGATTCCAGGATCTGTCTTTTCACATCTTCGTAACCGGCGATCGAATCGAAGGTTACCCAGTCTCCCTTCTTCTTTGCCTCTTGCGGATCGAAGACGTCGATTCCCAATCGTAATAAAAGTTCCTTTGGATTTTGGACCGACTCTTGTTTAGAAAGTCTCAGGTATTTGAAAAGATCGATTGCAGCGAAGATCTCTTCCCGATGGAAATCTCCTTTCTTAGTGATCTCGATCTTGCTTTGGTTCCTTCCCGAATAAAAACGAAACTTAATATTATCCAGGATATTCTTGGTTTCGAACAAATTCTCATTCAACGCTTGGAGACAGCAGTATCCTGGTTCGAAAGTATGGATCCTAAGATTCTCTATATGATTTCGGACAATATGAAAGCAGTCCAGTAACTGGGTCTTATCTGCTCCCGGAATAGGAAATTCTATCTTTAGATCCTTCTTCTCGGGAAGAAAGGAGGGGAGTTGGGCTTCCGGGACCCCGGCTTCCTTTAATTCTCCGTACAGAAGTGCCTTGGCTTGGGTAAAATCTAAAATATTGCCTGAACTGGGACGGGCAGGCGGGTTCCAATCTTCTGGTTTCATGCTTTCTCCGGGAGAATTTCTCTTGTATAATCTGTCGGTTCGGTCGAAGAATTTAGAAAGAACCTTTGGAGGCAAACCCTTATGGGTGAAGGATCCCTTTCCCAAGACGATATAGACGCACTCTTAACAGGCTCCAGTCCTGGGGGCGGAGGCGGTGGCTCTGCTGATTTTAATTTAAGTGGGGAATTGGATTCTCTTCTAGGCGATCCAAGCAGTGGAGGAGGAGGAAGTTCTTCTGGCGGAGGTGGTGGTGCACCCTCGTTCGCGGATATTGCTGCGGCTCTGGGACCCTCTGCGGCTCCCGCTCCTCCCAAAACAAGTTCTCGTTCTAGTTCCGTTTCTTCCAATACTGCAAACTTAAATCTGTTACTAGATGTAAACATCGCTCTTACAGTAGAGTTGGGCAGGACCAATATGTACATCAAGGATGTTCTAGGTCTAAACGAAGGTGCCGTGGTGGAATTGGACAATGCGGTCGGAGAGGACTTGGATATTCTTGCCAATGGTAAGTTGGTAGGAAAAGGAAAATTAGTGATCCTGGACGACTATTACGGGATTCGGATCACTGAGATCGTGGATCCTTCTCGACGATTGATGTAAATCCAACGGGAGAGTTCCGGATCACAGATGCGATCCGGAACTTTTTATAGTCCTTCCGGATCTAAGACTTCTTCTCTTCGCTTCCTAAGACTGCCTTCATTACGGATTTGAAATTCGATAGGTTTAAGGGGAGTACTAACTCCGTTCCTTCCTGGCCTAACTTCTCCACTTCCTTAATGAATCTCTGAGCGATCCGGAGTTTGACCGCTTCCTTTCCGCCCTTGGTCTGGATGGCACTTGCCAAAAGCTCGATCCCTTTTGCAGTAGCAACAGCAATGGATTCGATCTCGGAAGCAAGACCTTCTGCCTCGTTGATCCTTTTTTGCTTTTCACCTTCGGACTTATTGATGGCTTCTTCCTTGATCCCCAAGGAGCGGTTGATGCGAGAATCCCTATCTCCTTCAGAAAGAGAGATCTGGGCTTTCTTTGCGATTTGGGCCTTCTTCTCCCTTTCCATAGCCTCTATCACAGATTTAGGAGGAGCGATATTTACGATCTCATAACGATTGACCCGGACTCCCCAAGGTTCCGCCGCTTGGTCCAGTACTTCTAGGATCTTGCTGTTGATGACTTCTCTCGTCTCAAATGTAGTGTCCAGATCCATGGTTCCAATAATCGCTCTCATGGTAGTCTGCACAAGTTGAGTGACTGCGAAATGATAGTCCTCAATTCCGTAGCTTGCTTTCTGAGGATCCAAGACCCTCAAATACAAGATCCCGTCCATCTCCACTTTCACGTTGTCTTTGGTGATGCAGGTCTGAGGAGGAACGTCTATGGATTGCTCCTTTAGAGTATGGTAATATGCATCCGAGTCTAGGAACGGAATGAGAATATGGAATCCTGCGTGAAGGGTTCTACTGTATTTTCCGAGTCGCTCTACGATAATGCATTCTTGAGCGGATACGATCCGAACGGAACGATAGATCTTATAGGCGAAGTACAAAAAGAATCCGAACCAAAATATGGTGAGAAAAACATCGATTACTGTGGACATTTTCTTATTCCTTGCCGGCACCTAAGTCCGGGATCTTATTCGTTACCTTGGAAAGCCCTTCGAAGACCCCCACAATATTCGCCATCTCGGTAGGAAGCACAGTTGTCTTGGCTTTCTGTAAGATCTCTCCTAATCCGGAAAGATAGTCTTCTGTGATCTGTAGATTCACAGCCTCTGTGCCTCCGTCTTTTCCGATGGACTCCGAGATCATCTGGATCCCTTTCGCTTTTGCTTTGGCAATGAACTCGATTTCCTTTGCCTTTCCTTCGGCTTCGTTGACCTTTTTGATCTTTTCTCCTTCGGAAAGATTGATCGCTTCCTGTCTTTCTCCCATGGAGCGATTGATCCTAGAAACCTTCTCACCTTCGGAGATAGTGATCTCAGCTCTCTTGACCCGTTCTGCTTTTACCTGCTCTTCCATCTCATGCAGGATTTCTTTTGGAGGGGAGATATTCTTGATCTCGTAGCGAGTGACCTTGATCCCCCAAGGATCGGTAGCCTCGTCCAAGGCTCTCACAACATTCGCATTGATATCGTCCCTTTCGGAGAAGGTATGGTCGAGCACCAGTTTACCAATCTCTGAACGAAGAGTTGTCTGAGCCAACTGAATGGTTGCGCTCAGATAATTCTCTATCTCGTAAGAAGCCTTATATGCATCCATGATCCGGATATATAGGATCCCATCCACTAAGATGGAAACGTTATCCTTGGTAATACATGTCTGCGGAGGAATATCGATCGCGATCTCTTTCAGGTTCTGTCTGTACTTGACCTGATCCAGGATCGGGATGAGAAAATGAAAGCCTGCACCCAAGGCTCCTCGGAAGACTCCCAGACGTTCCACAACAAAACTGTAATTTTGTGGGACGATGATGAAGGTCTTCGACACCAGATAGATCAAGGCGATAAACGCCAAAGTGAAAATTAGGAACATATTTGTACCCTTCCAATCTCCTATTTTTATTATTGTATTTCGGGGAATTCCAAAGGCTCGACTATGAAAGTGAGATTTTCCCTTTCTATGATCTTAGCTCTCTTTCCGGCAGGGATCCTTTTTGATTTGCTGATCGCGTCCCATTCGGTGCCTTGGAATAAGATACGTCCGCCTCTTCTTTCCACTAGGACATCTTTGGAAACGGAGACGATCCGACCCGGTCCTTCGTCGGGGCTGAGAGTAGCCGTTTCGCTCGCCGAAGGAAAGAATTTTCTGAGAAAGGTTCCGCCGATCAGTATCAAAATTCCGGAAAGGGCCGCCCAGATCGCAGCTTGTGTCCCGATTCTTAAATCTATGAAATAGGAAAGTGCTCCCACGATCACCCCAGAAAGTCCTAAAAAGAAAACAAAGGTTCCTGGGACAAAAAGCTCTGCGATCATGAGGAGGATCCCTGTACCGATCCAGAGATAAGAAAGTGTATGTCCGTCTTGAAAAAAGTCCATGCTCCGGTTTATTGAAAGGGGAAAATTCTATTTTCAAAAACATTCCCGTCCATATTCTTAGCGGGAAACGATGAGAAAAATATGGATTCGTCTTGGAATAGGGCTAGGGGTCGTATTCCTCGCTCTTCAGTTAATCCCCGTACGTCCTCCGTTAGGAATGAATGCTAATGAAATCAAAACGGAAGAACGAGTCAAAAAGATTTTGAGAAGGTCCTGTTACGACTGTCATTCGGATCTGGTCCAATGGCCTTGGTATTCAAAGGTTTTTCCTGTTTCCCTATATATCGCTCATCATGTGGAAGAAGGGCGAGAGGAACTGAATTTTTCCGAATGGGAAACGTTGATTGCAGCCAAAAAAGCAGATAAGGCCGAAGAGATCCTAGAGGAGATTGAAGATGGGGCAATGCCTCCTAAAGAGTATATCTTCCTCCACTCGGATGCAAAATTAGATAAGGAAGAAGTAGAGATCATAAGGGATTGGCTACAAACCTTCTCCGAGAAAGAATAGATCGCAAGATGATCTAAAAGAAAGTAAATTCGATGCAAAAAAAAGAAGAAGGCAACGCTAAACTCTGGGGAGGCAGATTCAAGGAATCCGCTTCTCCCATCATGGAAAGGATAGGGGAATCCGTTTCCTTCGACAAAAAATTGTACAAGGAAGATCTGGAAGGAAGCAGGGCTCATGCAAAGATGCTTCATAAGATCGGCATACTGAATGCGGAAGAGTTAAAGCAGATCCTAGAAGGCCTTGCTCAAGTAGAGTCAGAAATAGAATCCGGAAATTTCAAATATAGTTCCGAGCTAGAAGATATTCATATGCATATCGAATCCAGGCTTACGGAACTCAAAGGCGAGGTCGGAAAGAAGCTCCATACAGCCAGGTCTAGAAACGATCAGGTGGCCCAGGATACTCGTCTCTATGTTCGGAACAGGATCCTAGAGATCCAAGAGCGTCTGGAGTCCTTAAGAAAAGCATTATATACTCGGGCTTCAGAGAATGTGGATACCATTATTCCAGGTTATACCCATTTGCAGGTGGCACAGCCGGTTCGTGCCTCTCATTTTCTACTCGCATACTTCTGGATGTTTACTCGGGATACGGAGTTCTTCGAGTTTGCCAAGGAGAATGCGAACCTACTCGTTTTAGGCTCCGGTGCCATGGCTGGAGTGAACTACCAAAATGATCGGGATTTTCTTGCTTCCGAATTGAAAACGAACGGGATTTCCCCGAATAGTATGGATGCCGTTGCGAGTCGAGACCATTTATTGCAGTTCTTATTTGCAGCCACCCAAACAATGCTGCATGCTTCCCGGTTCTGTGAAGATATCATTCTATATTCTTCTCAGGAGTTCGGGCTCGTCAAACTGCCGGATTCTTTGACTACAGGTTCTTCTATCATGCCTCAAAAGAAGAATCCGGATATCGCCGAATTGATCCGAGGAAAATCGGCAAGGGTTGCCGGAAATCTAAA
Proteins encoded in this window:
- the argH gene encoding argininosuccinate lyase, whose translation is MQKKEEGNAKLWGGRFKESASPIMERIGESVSFDKKLYKEDLEGSRAHAKMLHKIGILNAEELKQILEGLAQVESEIESGNFKYSSELEDIHMHIESRLTELKGEVGKKLHTARSRNDQVAQDTRLYVRNRILEIQERLESLRKALYTRASENVDTIIPGYTHLQVAQPVRASHFLLAYFWMFTRDTEFFEFAKENANLLVLGSGAMAGVNYQNDRDFLASELKTNGISPNSMDAVASRDHLLQFLFAATQTMLHASRFCEDIILYSSQEFGLVKLPDSLTTGSSIMPQKKNPDIAELIRGKSARVAGNLNHLIGLLKGLPLTYNRDLQEDKLAVFDAVETVLISLEGLEAMVSEMQFRPERGERSLKEGFATATDLADYLVGEKKIPFRTAHELVGRLVSECVERKENLFTIPEEIRTKISPHFSGKEYEKAVSLELSADKKASYGGTARSRQLEQLELARKSLESSSKN